From a region of the Ovis aries strain OAR_USU_Benz2616 breed Rambouillet chromosome 10, ARS-UI_Ramb_v3.0, whole genome shotgun sequence genome:
- the POMP gene encoding proteasome maturation protein isoform X2 yields MNARGLGSQLKDSIPVTELSASGPFESHDLLRKGFSCVKNELLPSHPLELSEKNFQLNQDKMNFSTLRNIQGLFAPLKLQMEFKAVQQVQRLPFLPSSNLSLDILRGNDETIGFEDILNDPSQSELMGEPHLMVEYKLGLL; encoded by the exons ATG AATGCCAGAGGACTTGGATCTCAGCTAAAGGACAGTATTCCAGTTACTGAGCTGTCGGCAAGTGGACCTTTTGAAAGTCATGATCTTCTTCGAAAAGG tttctcttgtGTGAAAAATGAACTTCTACCCAGTCATCCTCTtgaattatcagaaaaaaat TTCCAGCTCAACCAAGATAAGATGAACTTCTCCACATTGAGAAATATCCAGGGTCTTTTTGCACCACTAAAACTACAGATGGAATTCAAGGCAGTGCAGCAG GTTCAGCgtcttccatttcttccaagctcAAACCTTTCACTGGATATTTTGAGGGGTAATGATGAGACTATTGGATTTGAAGATATTCTTAATG acCCATCACAAAGTGAACTAATGGGAGAACCGCATTTGATGGTTGAATATAAACTTGGCTTACTGTAA
- the POMP gene encoding proteasome maturation protein isoform X1, with product MTNPQLWNARGLGSQLKDSIPVTELSASGPFESHDLLRKGFSCVKNELLPSHPLELSEKNFQLNQDKMNFSTLRNIQGLFAPLKLQMEFKAVQQVQRLPFLPSSNLSLDILRGNDETIGFEDILNDPSQSELMGEPHLMVEYKLGLL from the exons atgacaaacccacaactaTGG AATGCCAGAGGACTTGGATCTCAGCTAAAGGACAGTATTCCAGTTACTGAGCTGTCGGCAAGTGGACCTTTTGAAAGTCATGATCTTCTTCGAAAAGG tttctcttgtGTGAAAAATGAACTTCTACCCAGTCATCCTCTtgaattatcagaaaaaaat TTCCAGCTCAACCAAGATAAGATGAACTTCTCCACATTGAGAAATATCCAGGGTCTTTTTGCACCACTAAAACTACAGATGGAATTCAAGGCAGTGCAGCAG GTTCAGCgtcttccatttcttccaagctcAAACCTTTCACTGGATATTTTGAGGGGTAATGATGAGACTATTGGATTTGAAGATATTCTTAATG acCCATCACAAAGTGAACTAATGGGAGAACCGCATTTGATGGTTGAATATAAACTTGGCTTACTGTAA